A window of the Torulaspora globosa chromosome 6, complete sequence genome harbors these coding sequences:
- the CMI7 gene encoding Cmi7p (ancestral locus Anc_7.141): MTEDKPELAEFTAADLSRALKTLQEGEQTADEIERRLDMMEQRMALLLEQVEQMQSNTERIQTNQTKNDN; encoded by the coding sequence ATGACAGAGGATAAGCCGGAATTGGCAGAATTTACTGCGGCTGACCTTTCTCGAGCTCTGAAAACGCTGCAGGAGGGAGAACAGACAGCAGACGAAATCGAGCGAAGGCTTGATATGATGGAGCAGAGGATGGCCCTACTTCTTGAGCAGGTCGAACAAATGCAAAGCAATACGGAAAGAATTCAGACAAATCAAACAAAGAATGACAACTAG